In the Enterococcus saigonensis genome, one interval contains:
- a CDS encoding MerR family transcriptional regulator has translation MNIKQAAEMFDLTVDTLRYYERVGVIPPVTRNAVGYRDYTNRDLNWIYLAKNLRLAGLSVESLIEFCALSQKRETEDVADAQKSILFDQLNELDEKISEMEKVRNLLQYKIDTYDDHLAKFKSGELNDSNVEKMWERNYEKQ, from the coding sequence TTGAATATTAAACAAGCAGCAGAAATGTTCGATCTCACTGTGGATACTCTGAGATATTACGAACGAGTAGGTGTTATACCACCGGTTACAAGAAACGCCGTTGGGTACCGAGATTATACTAATCGAGATTTAAATTGGATTTATTTGGCAAAAAATTTACGTTTAGCAGGTTTATCTGTAGAGTCGTTAATTGAATTTTGTGCACTCTCTCAAAAAAGAGAGACAGAGGATGTTGCCGATGCACAAAAATCAATTCTTTTTGATCAATTGAACGAACTAGATGAAAAAATATCAGAAATGGAAAAAGTTAGAAACTTACTCCAATATAAAATTGATACGTATGATGATCACTTAGCTAAATTTAAATCTGGTGAATTAAATGATAGCAATGTTGAAAAAATGTGGGAGAGAAACT
- a CDS encoding alpha/beta hydrolase has translation MKRTLVPISIFIMLFVVIGIAFFNNLSITSSKEPVKNQNLIEDRLNNAISEKHKKTLSRERMGSVEQITYQTTFEKREYEKKALVYLPAEYKKTKNKKRYDVLYLMHGWNMGPEDFLGDVDKNQPILWCSMIDNLIDSGKIDPVIVVAPSYYPNRSMITGNWNDDIPLNERFAKTELITDLMPLIANRYHTYAKNGNQNELKRARNHHAFGGFSMGSATSWFVFQHDLEYFRYFMPMAGPNYSDSSVMNHAVEKLGLDTQDFLISASVGESDGTKTSMERTIAELNDEASFNNTNLKYFVAKGGHDEESFVDQSFRSLQIFF, from the coding sequence ATGAAAAGAACTCTTGTCCCCATTTCCATATTTATTATGTTGTTTGTTGTAATTGGTATTGCTTTTTTTAATAATTTGAGCATAACGAGTAGCAAGGAACCAGTTAAGAACCAAAATCTGATAGAAGATAGATTAAATAATGCAATATCTGAAAAACATAAAAAAACATTGAGTAGAGAACGAATGGGTAGTGTCGAACAGATAACGTATCAAACTACCTTTGAAAAAAGAGAATATGAAAAAAAAGCATTGGTATACTTACCTGCGGAGTATAAAAAAACTAAAAATAAAAAAAGATATGATGTTTTGTATTTAATGCATGGTTGGAATATGGGACCGGAAGATTTTTTGGGAGATGTTGATAAAAATCAACCCATTCTTTGGTGCTCAATGATAGACAATCTGATTGATTCCGGCAAAATTGATCCTGTAATTGTTGTGGCACCAAGTTACTATCCAAATCGATCTATGATTACTGGAAACTGGAACGATGATATCCCATTAAACGAACGGTTTGCAAAGACTGAACTAATTACGGATCTTATGCCATTAATTGCAAATCGATATCACACGTACGCAAAAAACGGCAATCAGAATGAACTGAAAAGAGCTAGAAATCACCATGCATTTGGAGGCTTTTCTATGGGGAGTGCAACATCTTGGTTTGTCTTTCAACACGATTTAGAGTATTTTAGATACTTTATGCCAATGGCTGGACCAAATTATAGTGATTCTTCAGTTATGAACCATGCCGTAGAAAAATTGGGATTAGATACTCAAGATTTTCTAATCAGCGCATCAGTAGGAGAGTCTGATGGTACGAAAACTTCTATGGAAAGAACAATAGCGGAACTTAACGATGAAGCAAGTTTCAATAATACTAATCTTAAATATTTCGTAGCTAAAGGTGGCCACGATGAAGAATCATTTGTCGATCAGTCGTTTAGATCATTACAAATATTTTTTTAA
- a CDS encoding SDR family oxidoreductase, with amino-acid sequence MSKKVIVITGASSGIGEATAKLLASQGNQIVLGARRESRLKEIAEDIKALGGEAVYQVTDVVNLDSVKELAKKAMDTFGRIDVWMNNAGLMPQSLLSDGKVEDWDRMIDVNQKGVLYGINASLDIMRNQKSGHYVNTSSVAGHIVGPGSSVYSATKHAVLAISEGLRQEEAQAGSNIRVTVISPGAIATELTNSITDEAVRKGTEQFYNEFAISPDRVAESIAFAVNAPADAAINEIIIRPSRQVM; translated from the coding sequence ATGTCTAAAAAAGTTATCGTTATTACAGGAGCATCAAGTGGAATTGGAGAAGCGACAGCCAAGCTTCTTGCCTCACAAGGAAATCAAATTGTTCTTGGAGCCCGAAGAGAATCGCGCTTAAAAGAAATTGCAGAAGATATTAAAGCATTAGGTGGTGAAGCTGTCTATCAGGTAACAGATGTCGTGAATTTGGATTCTGTTAAAGAGTTAGCTAAAAAAGCGATGGATACTTTTGGTCGTATAGATGTTTGGATGAATAACGCTGGCTTAATGCCACAATCACTTTTGTCTGATGGAAAAGTTGAAGATTGGGATCGAATGATTGATGTTAATCAAAAAGGAGTTCTATACGGTATCAATGCTAGCCTTGACATTATGCGTAATCAAAAATCTGGTCATTATGTTAATACATCTTCAGTTGCAGGACATATTGTTGGACCAGGCTCTTCCGTTTACAGTGCAACAAAGCATGCAGTATTGGCAATTAGTGAAGGCTTAAGACAAGAAGAAGCTCAAGCTGGAAGTAACATTCGTGTTACTGTAATCTCTCCAGGAGCAATTGCAACTGAATTAACAAATTCAATTACGGATGAAGCAGTTCGAAAAGGAACAGAACAATTTTATAATGAATTTGCGATCTCACCAGATCGAGTTGCTGAATCAATTGCTTTTGCAGTTAATGCTCCTGCTGATGCAGCAATTAATGAAATCATTATTCGTCCAAGTAGACAAGTAATGTAA
- a CDS encoding zinc-dependent alcohol dehydrogenase family protein, translating into MKVAVFVEPGKVEIQDREKPTIKKPTDAIIRIVRASVCGSDLWWFRGISPRKENTTVGHEAIGVVEQVGSSVTNVKVGDFVIAPFTHGCGHCAACLAGFDGNCMNRESGENGGYQGEYLRFINADWALVKIPGQPEDYSEDMLDSFVTLADVMATGYHAAASAEVKTGDVVVVLGDGAVGLCGVIASKLLGAKRIITMSRHEDRAQLAREFGATDIIAERGDKAVEKVKELTNGASADAILECVGTDQSVDTAIKCGRPGTIVGRVGVPQKEEMNTNNLFWSNIGLRGGIANVTTYNREILLKAVLEGKIQPGKVFTKHFNLENIQDAYEAMDKRKAIKSLVVVSN; encoded by the coding sequence TTGAAAGTTGCTGTTTTTGTAGAACCAGGAAAAGTGGAAATTCAAGATAGAGAGAAACCAACCATCAAGAAGCCAACAGATGCAATTATTCGAATTGTACGTGCTAGCGTTTGTGGGTCAGACTTGTGGTGGTTTCGTGGGATATCACCTCGTAAAGAAAATACTACTGTGGGACATGAGGCGATAGGAGTTGTTGAACAAGTAGGTAGTTCTGTTACAAATGTAAAGGTTGGTGATTTTGTAATTGCTCCTTTTACCCATGGATGTGGACATTGTGCAGCTTGTTTAGCTGGATTTGATGGTAATTGTATGAATAGAGAATCTGGCGAGAATGGTGGCTATCAAGGTGAATATTTGCGCTTCATCAACGCAGATTGGGCACTAGTTAAAATTCCTGGTCAACCAGAAGACTATTCAGAAGATATGCTAGATTCCTTTGTAACTTTAGCTGACGTGATGGCAACGGGGTATCATGCTGCTGCTAGTGCAGAAGTAAAAACAGGCGATGTAGTAGTAGTACTTGGCGATGGGGCAGTTGGTTTATGCGGAGTGATTGCTTCAAAACTTCTTGGTGCGAAACGAATTATTACTATGAGTAGGCACGAAGATCGAGCTCAACTAGCTCGCGAGTTTGGAGCTACAGATATTATTGCAGAACGTGGCGATAAGGCGGTTGAGAAAGTAAAGGAATTGACAAATGGTGCCAGCGCAGATGCGATACTTGAATGCGTCGGAACTGATCAGTCAGTGGATACTGCAATTAAATGTGGACGTCCGGGAACGATTGTTGGCCGTGTAGGTGTACCTCAAAAGGAAGAAATGAATACCAATAACCTGTTTTGGAGCAATATTGGATTACGAGGCGGCATAGCTAATGTTACTACGTACAACCGTGAAATACTTTTAAAGGCTGTTTTAGAAGGAAAGATTCAACCTGGAAAGGTTTTTACGAAGCACTTTAATCTAGAAAATATTCAAGATGCATACGAAGCGATGGATAAACGAAAAGCCATTAAGTCATTAGTAGTTGTTTCAAATTAA